The following are encoded in a window of Lynx canadensis isolate LIC74 chromosome B1, mLynCan4.pri.v2, whole genome shotgun sequence genomic DNA:
- the FAM149A gene encoding protein FAM149A isoform X1: MPPGPGPRTLFFTLPDIGEEWASDGDSEDGGEARGLAEGSGKHSSVVKSEDPLPTHFTRNVQKAIDKYACGSVSSLPSSGRPTPAGAHNSWSGSGTQTSTTGLSTERSSIYSWRDDEFDKANAQKVQQLFWEVEEMLFEGKVSPQTQNLVAECSEWARRSLHLRVLGRQLIVPTDEGFQHFQGDEPSSTVHTPFLDACGHKHSSRELCISGSQILPGVCSAPALPGPACTRPADCSAGSPLEEEVYDADGKMEEYFAFDRKEEGDECLEQKSVHRHRMRHKHGLPPVSPHDCIKDAVAAEVFDHVWTNVVALLEELVRKNWEVTLPGKKQKEKLKVAENKSPLTLISRTNTDASSVPPSRSSEARSISLASHLNPPQVHRFSNNFYSDLSCVMTIQAKPLQQRPTCSADRTQNEQEAKSLGVGASAPSLARHRLGRISDARGLHASARKTPAHLRLPSLTSDSQRMKTPSVCSDEVLRGTKPQTGIDRGSSPPAQASRSRLPPIGSEAGGQNVAVPGSRPLPYRGRHSQNRVLSAVPDSLERSPLRERSLTVEQFSRPSTTHTFRLDTPRKGSLTLMEFAGHTWTSQSLLTGSQYPPKSFQRTTLTSRKRFQVAS; this comes from the exons aagaggaCTGGCAGAAGGATCTGGAAAGCACAGTTCCGTTGTGAAAAGCGAAGATCCTTTACCTACACATTTTACAAGAAATGTGCAGAAAGCCATTGATAAATATGCCTG TGGATCCGTATCATCGTTGCCATCGAGTGGAAGGCCCACGCCTGCAGGTGCCCACAACTCTTGGTCTGGGTCTGGCACACAGACTTCCACCACTGGCTTATCAACGGAGAGGAGCTCCATTTACTCCTGGAGAGATGAC GAGTTTGACAAAGCCAATGCGCAGAAAGTACAGCAGCTGTTCTGGGAGGTGGAAGAAATGTTGTTCGAAGGGAAAGTAAGCCCTCAGACTCAGAATCTGGTGGCCGAATGCAGCGAGTGGGCAAGAAGATCCCTCCACCTGAG AGTATTAGGAAGACAGCTCATAGTGCCGACTGATGAAGGATTCCAACATTTCCAGGGCGATGAGCCTAGTTCCACGGTCCACACACCCTTCCTGGATGCCTGCGGACACAAGCACAGCAGCAGAGA gCTGTGCATCTCTGGCTCTCAGATACTCCCAGGGGTGTGCTCTGCCCCTGCACTGCCAGGCCCCGCCTGCACGCGGCCTGCTGACTGTTCGGCAGGTTCACCCCTGGAAGAAGAGGTTTACGATGCGGATGGAAAGATGGAAGAATATTTTGCTTTTGAcagaaaagaaga GGGTGATGAATGTCTTGAACAGAAATCAGTTCATCGCCACAGGATGAGGCATAAACACGGACTTCCTCCCGTTTCTCCTCACGACTGTATCAAAGATGCGGTGGCTGCGGAAGTGTTTGATCATGTCTGGACAAATGTGGTAGCACTGTTGGAAGAGCTGGTTAGAAAAAATTGGGAAGTTACCCTCCCAG gaaagaaacagaaagaaaaattgaaagtagCTGAGAATAAATCTCCACTTACACTCATTTCTCGTACGAACACCGACGCGTCGAGTGTTCCCCCATCCAGAAGCTCTGAAGCCCGAAGTATATCCCTGGCTTCTCATCTTAATCCACCTCAG GTTCATCGCTTCTCCAACAACTTTTATAGTGATTTGAGTTGTGTGATGACAATTCAAGCAAAACCACTTCAGCAGAGACCTACCTGTTCTGCGGATAGAACGCA gaATGAACAAGAAGCCAAATCACTGGGTGTGGGGGCCAGTGCTCCGTCTTTGGCCCGGCACCGTCTGGGACGAATCTCGGATGCTCGCGGACTCCACGCTTCCGCGAGGAAGACGCCTGCACATCTGAGGCTGCCTTCTCTCACTTCAGACTCCCAGAGGATGAAAACCCCCAGTGTGTGCAGCGATGAAGTTCTAAGGGGAACAAAGCC GCAAACTGGCATAGACCGGGGGTCCTCCCCACCAGCTCAGGCCTCAAGGAGCAGGTTACCCCCCATAGGCTCAGAGGCTGGTGGGCAGAATGTGGCAGTTCCTGGATCTCGACCTCTTCCT TACAGAGGGAGGCATTCACAGAACCGTGTGTTAAGTGCAGTACCTGACAGTTTGGAACGCTCGCCTCTTCGAGAAAGATCTCTGACCGTGGAACAGTTTTCAAGACCCAGCACAACCCATACATTTCGG TTAGATACTCCTCGAAAAGGTTCACTGACCCTGATGGAATTTGCTGGCCACACATGGACAAGTCAGAGTCTGTTGACAG
- the FAM149A gene encoding protein FAM149A isoform X2, which yields MLFEGKVSPQTQNLVAECSEWARRSLHLRVLGRQLIVPTDEGFQHFQGDEPSSTVHTPFLDACGHKHSSRELCISGSQILPGVCSAPALPGPACTRPADCSAGSPLEEEVYDADGKMEEYFAFDRKEEGDECLEQKSVHRHRMRHKHGLPPVSPHDCIKDAVAAEVFDHVWTNVVALLEELVRKNWEVTLPGKKQKEKLKVAENKSPLTLISRTNTDASSVPPSRSSEARSISLASHLNPPQVHRFSNNFYSDLSCVMTIQAKPLQQRPTCSADRTQNEQEAKSLGVGASAPSLARHRLGRISDARGLHASARKTPAHLRLPSLTSDSQRMKTPSVCSDEVLRGTKPQTGIDRGSSPPAQASRSRLPPIGSEAGGQNVAVPGSRPLPYRGRHSQNRVLSAVPDSLERSPLRERSLTVEQFSRPSTTHTFRLDTPRKGSLTLMEFAGHTWTSQSLLTGSQYPPKSFQRTTLTSRKRFQVAS from the exons ATGTTGTTCGAAGGGAAAGTAAGCCCTCAGACTCAGAATCTGGTGGCCGAATGCAGCGAGTGGGCAAGAAGATCCCTCCACCTGAG AGTATTAGGAAGACAGCTCATAGTGCCGACTGATGAAGGATTCCAACATTTCCAGGGCGATGAGCCTAGTTCCACGGTCCACACACCCTTCCTGGATGCCTGCGGACACAAGCACAGCAGCAGAGA gCTGTGCATCTCTGGCTCTCAGATACTCCCAGGGGTGTGCTCTGCCCCTGCACTGCCAGGCCCCGCCTGCACGCGGCCTGCTGACTGTTCGGCAGGTTCACCCCTGGAAGAAGAGGTTTACGATGCGGATGGAAAGATGGAAGAATATTTTGCTTTTGAcagaaaagaaga GGGTGATGAATGTCTTGAACAGAAATCAGTTCATCGCCACAGGATGAGGCATAAACACGGACTTCCTCCCGTTTCTCCTCACGACTGTATCAAAGATGCGGTGGCTGCGGAAGTGTTTGATCATGTCTGGACAAATGTGGTAGCACTGTTGGAAGAGCTGGTTAGAAAAAATTGGGAAGTTACCCTCCCAG gaaagaaacagaaagaaaaattgaaagtagCTGAGAATAAATCTCCACTTACACTCATTTCTCGTACGAACACCGACGCGTCGAGTGTTCCCCCATCCAGAAGCTCTGAAGCCCGAAGTATATCCCTGGCTTCTCATCTTAATCCACCTCAG GTTCATCGCTTCTCCAACAACTTTTATAGTGATTTGAGTTGTGTGATGACAATTCAAGCAAAACCACTTCAGCAGAGACCTACCTGTTCTGCGGATAGAACGCA gaATGAACAAGAAGCCAAATCACTGGGTGTGGGGGCCAGTGCTCCGTCTTTGGCCCGGCACCGTCTGGGACGAATCTCGGATGCTCGCGGACTCCACGCTTCCGCGAGGAAGACGCCTGCACATCTGAGGCTGCCTTCTCTCACTTCAGACTCCCAGAGGATGAAAACCCCCAGTGTGTGCAGCGATGAAGTTCTAAGGGGAACAAAGCC GCAAACTGGCATAGACCGGGGGTCCTCCCCACCAGCTCAGGCCTCAAGGAGCAGGTTACCCCCCATAGGCTCAGAGGCTGGTGGGCAGAATGTGGCAGTTCCTGGATCTCGACCTCTTCCT TACAGAGGGAGGCATTCACAGAACCGTGTGTTAAGTGCAGTACCTGACAGTTTGGAACGCTCGCCTCTTCGAGAAAGATCTCTGACCGTGGAACAGTTTTCAAGACCCAGCACAACCCATACATTTCGG TTAGATACTCCTCGAAAAGGTTCACTGACCCTGATGGAATTTGCTGGCCACACATGGACAAGTCAGAGTCTGTTGACAG